The DNA sequence TCATAATTTCCTTTTAAAACGTTCTTATCATTTTCAAATAAAGCATCTAGCACGCCTTTTACGATATTATCTGCATCTCCATGCTTTTTATTATTAAAACCGATTTTTAAAGAAAACTCGTAATTCTTTTTCCTATCAAAAGCTTTAAAAGAACTTATATTGTTTTGCTTTCTAAATTCCCATTTTAATAACTCTTTAAAATCTTGATATTTTTTATATTCCATATCCATCCATTTAGCCCTTTGTGTAGTCCTTTTATAAGGGACTGGGTTATTTGTAAGATTGATTTTTAAAACATACTTTTCCATTTCAACCTTTCTTAAAACTAGCTTACATTTTTATAAGTCATATTGACTTTTATTTTTTCTTCAAATTTTGTTCGATTCTCTTCAAATGCTTCTTTTTCTTTCTTTTTAAAATTATTATAATCATCTTCATAACTTAAGGGCTTATATCTTCGTATAATCTTATAAGAAGAATTTGCACATATATCAACCCCTATACGATTTTGATTTTTAAATATAAAATCTATCAAAGCGTGTTTAAATTCATTATTCTTTAGTGGATCTCCATCTTCATAAGTCAGTTCTCCAAAACTATTTATACAAACCAACATATTGATAGATTTTGCCGATTTTTTATAGGCATTGCCTTGTGTATCATAACAATAATACGAGTATATAAAATCATCCTCAAGTAATCTAAAAAATGGGCAATTTTTATATTTGCTTTTTAGCCAATATAAAAAGCTTTCTTTATCCTCAAAGCGTTTTTTAAATTCAAATTCTGCTTTCTTGCAAACTATTCTTAATTTTTCATAGGTCGTTCCAACGATTTTTTCTTTTTCAAGTGTTTCAAAATAATAATCCAAAAAAGAATGTATATCTTTTGCCTCTTTTAAATATCTTCCAACTATATCAGTTGCTTGTGCTTTGTTAATTTCTAACAAATCCATTAAAACTTGTATTTTTTCTTGCATTGTTTCCCCTTAAAAGCATCCGATGAGTTTTGTCTCGTTTTTATGCTCATTTTTCATTCCATAATATTTCATTAGAC is a window from the Campylobacter sp. RM10537 genome containing:
- a CDS encoding RusA family crossover junction endodeoxyribonuclease — its product is MEKYVLKINLTNNPVPYKRTTQRAKWMDMEYKKYQDFKELLKWEFRKQNNISSFKAFDRKKNYEFSLKIGFNNKKHGDADNIVKGVLDALFENDKNVLKGNYEIITFKKSFLDLEIKELDFKEKVA